One window from the genome of Polycladomyces zharkentensis encodes:
- the pepV gene encoding dipeptidase PepV, whose product MTIDWQKEVESRKDELLEKLKAFLSIESVLDPDTAGEGAPFGKGIDEALTYMLKLGEENGFTVKNLDGYAGHIEYGEGEETIGVLSHIDVVPAGDGWTTPPFSPDIRDGKLYARGAIDDKGPTMAAFFALKIVKELGLPLSKKVRLILGTDEETYWRCMDHYFKHEPMPVMGFTPDADFPLIVAEKGFLDISLRGEVPSGEPVADGEDTWTLASFTAGQRVNMVPDLAKAKLVGEGDVFGLKEKYQEFLLSRRIRGYAEEADDHLMLVLEGVSHHGSEPDKGLNAALELIRFLKEQVRLDQDGQRYVDFAHRYLVDSFFGEKMGLAQSDDIVGKLTVNAGVFHYERDESPLVRINVRYPISGDHEAILRQIDELVGPYGLQVKEVDHKAAHAVDKKHELVRTLSRVYEEQTGQKAELLAIGGGTYARALEVGVAFGPLFPGREETAHQKDEHIVVDDLLKATAIYAQAIYELAK is encoded by the coding sequence ATGACGATCGATTGGCAGAAAGAAGTGGAGTCCCGGAAAGACGAGCTGCTGGAGAAACTGAAGGCGTTTTTGTCCATCGAAAGTGTGTTGGACCCGGATACTGCCGGAGAAGGCGCCCCGTTCGGCAAAGGGATCGATGAGGCGTTGACCTACATGCTGAAACTGGGGGAAGAAAACGGATTTACCGTCAAAAACCTGGACGGATACGCCGGACATATCGAGTATGGTGAGGGAGAAGAGACGATCGGCGTTTTGTCCCATATCGATGTGGTGCCGGCGGGGGACGGCTGGACCACGCCGCCGTTTTCGCCCGACATTCGCGACGGCAAATTGTACGCCCGCGGTGCGATCGATGACAAAGGACCGACGATGGCCGCGTTTTTCGCCCTGAAGATCGTGAAGGAACTGGGCCTCCCGCTGTCCAAAAAGGTGCGCCTGATCCTGGGTACCGACGAGGAAACCTACTGGCGCTGCATGGATCACTATTTCAAACATGAGCCGATGCCGGTGATGGGCTTTACGCCCGATGCCGATTTCCCGTTGATCGTGGCGGAAAAAGGCTTCCTCGACATCTCCTTGCGCGGAGAAGTGCCGTCCGGCGAACCGGTCGCGGACGGGGAAGATACCTGGACGCTCGCTTCCTTTACCGCCGGACAACGGGTGAACATGGTGCCCGATTTGGCCAAGGCCAAATTGGTGGGCGAAGGCGATGTGTTTGGCCTGAAGGAAAAGTATCAGGAATTTCTGCTCAGCCGCCGTATCCGGGGGTATGCCGAGGAAGCGGATGACCACCTGATGCTGGTGTTGGAGGGGGTATCGCATCACGGTTCCGAGCCGGACAAGGGGTTGAACGCCGCGCTGGAGCTGATCCGGTTCCTGAAGGAACAGGTGCGGTTGGATCAAGACGGTCAGCGTTATGTGGATTTCGCCCATCGTTATCTGGTGGACAGCTTCTTCGGTGAAAAGATGGGACTGGCGCAGTCGGATGACATCGTGGGCAAATTGACGGTCAATGCCGGTGTGTTCCACTATGAACGGGATGAATCCCCTTTGGTACGGATCAACGTGCGATACCCCATTTCCGGGGATCATGAAGCGATTTTGCGGCAGATCGACGAATTGGTCGGTCCGTACGGGCTGCAGGTGAAAGAGGTGGATCACAAAGCGGCCCATGCCGTGGACAAAAAGCACGAGCTGGTACGCACGCTTTCCCGGGTGTATGAGGAGCAAACCGGGCAAAAAGCCGAATTGCTCGCCATCGGCGGCGGCACCTATGCCCGGGCATTGGAGGTCGGCGTGGCGTTCGGTCCGCTGTTCCCGGGGCGTGAAGAGACGGCACACCAGAAGGATGAGCACATCGTCGTGGACGATTTGCTGAAAGCGACGGCTATTTACGCGCAGGCGATTTACGAGTTGGCGAAGTGA
- a CDS encoding S-methyl thiohydantoin desulfurase domain-containing protein, which yields MGKKTCYQLRKWSVWGSISRCMRPGKMPWQEWAKEEKAHIIFRGIVYQPEVKQDNTAFYQGRCRVVGHSGEVDLVFVNEFLAVVREGTLVAATPDIIVALNDETGKPITSEDLCPGQQVTILSLPADHRWYSNEGMKV from the coding sequence ATGGGGAAAAAGACATGTTATCAACTCCGTAAATGGAGTGTGTGGGGTTCCATATCTCGTTGTATGCGGCCGGGCAAGATGCCATGGCAGGAGTGGGCAAAAGAAGAAAAAGCACACATCATCTTTCGGGGAATCGTTTATCAACCGGAGGTCAAACAGGATAACACTGCCTTCTACCAGGGACGTTGTCGAGTTGTAGGGCACTCAGGTGAGGTGGATCTAGTTTTTGTAAATGAGTTTCTGGCTGTTGTAAGGGAAGGAACATTGGTTGCGGCAACACCGGATATCATCGTGGCATTAAACGACGAAACGGGTAAACCGATTACCTCTGAGGACTTGTGTCCAGGACAACAGGTCACAATCCTTTCACTCCCGGCAGATCACCGGTGGTACTCTAACGAAGGGATGAAGGTGTAG